CGATCGCCGCCTCGATCGTGAGACCGAGCGCGGCGAGCGCGAGATTATCCGCGAGAGCGTCGAGCAAAGCTCAGCGGCCGTAGAGGCCGGTGAGGCTCGCCTTGGCGAGGACGTTCTGATTGACGATGAAGCCGACGAGCGAGGCCGTCGCGCCATCGGGCGCCTCCACCGTCTCGACGCCGAGCGCATAGATCGTGAAGACATAACGATGCGGCGGATCGCCGACCGGCGGACACGGGCCGCCCCAATGGGCGAAGCCGTAATCGCTGCGAATTTGCTTTGCGCCCGAAGGCAGGCCGGCGCCGTCCGGCGTTCCCGCGCCCTGCTTCAACCCACGCGCCTCGGCGGGGATATCGACGACGAGCCAATGCCAAAAGCCCGCGCCGCCGGTCGGCGCGTCGGGATCATGGCAGAAGAGCGCGAAGCTCTTGGTTCCGGCGGGCGGCTCGCTCCAACGCAGCTCCGGCGAGACATTGTCGCCCGTCCCGCCGAAGTCGTCGAAGACGAATTTGCGGTCGATGGTCGCGCCCTCGGCGATATCGGGGCTGGAGAGCGAAAAACCGCCGCCCGCGGCCTCCGCCGGCGCGAGGAAAATCTGGAAATCGAGGAGATTGCGCGTCATTTCGGCCCCCTGTCTCGCCCCTTCGGAATGAGGAGGCTTCTTCTAGTCCAACTCGCGCGCAGTGTCGCGCGGAGAGAATGCGGTTTATGTGTCGCCCATGACAGACGCGCCGCAAAGCCCGGACACGCCGAAAAAGCCGCCGCTGCGCCGCGGCTGGACCACGGGCGCCTGCGCCACGGCGGCGACGCGGGCCGCCTTCGTCGCGCTCGTCTCCGGCCGCGACCCGCCCGATCCGGTGGAGATCGGCCTGCCGGGCGGGAAGCGCGTCGCCTTCGCTCTAGCGAATTTTACGCGCGGCGCGGACTATGCGGAGGCCGGTGTGGTGAAGGACGCGGGCGATGACCCCGACGTCACCCATGGCGCGCTGATCCGCGCCCGCCTGCGCCGCGCGCCGCCGGGGACGGGCGTCGGCTTCGCCGCCGGGCCCGGCGTCGGCATGGTGACGCGCCCCGGCCTGCCGCTGCCGCCGGGAGAGCCGGCCATCAACCCCGTCCCCCGCGCCATGATGCGGCAGACGATCGAGGAGGCCGCCGCCGAGCTCGGCGTGACGCCGGACGCGATAATCGAAATCTCCGTCGACAGAGGCGAGGAGCTCGCCCGCTCGACGCTCAACGGGAGGCTCGGCATCATCGGCGGGCTCTCCATTCTCGGCACGACGGGAATCGTCGTGCCCTATTCCTGCTCCGCCTGGATCGACACCATCCATCGCGGGATCGACGTCGCCCTCGCCAGCGGCCTGCGCCATATCGCGGCCACCACCGGCTCCACCTCGGAAGAGGCCGTGCGCAAGCTCTACGGCCTGCCCGAGGAGGCGCTGATCGAGATGGGCGATTTCGCCGGCGGGCTGCTGAAATATTTGCGCGCGCACACGGTTCCGCGGGTGACGATCGCCGGCGGCTTCGCCAAGCTGACCAAGCTCGCGCAGGGACGGCTCGACCTCCATTCCGGCCGCTCCTCCGTCGATCTGGGCGATCTCGCGACGACGGCGCGCGCGGCGGGCGCGAACGAGGCGACGAGCGAGGCGATTCGCAACGCCAATAGCGCGCTCGAGGCGTTGGCCATCGCGAGCGCGGCCGGACTGGACCTCGCCTCGCCGATCGCGCGACGGGCCTTCGACACAGCCGCCCGCGCGCTCGGCAATCGCGCGACGGAGCTGGAAATCATCGTCGTCGGTCGCGACGGCGCCATACTCGCGCGCTCCAGCTTCCGACCCGCGATTCGAGCAGAGGACGAAACCGAGTGAACAAGCCCGCCACGGGATTTTCGCGCGCCGATCTGAGCAAGAGCGAAATTCTGATGATCATGGTCGGCCTCGGCCTCGCCATGCTGCTTTCGGCGCTCGATCAGACGATCGTCGCCACCGCTCTGCCGACGATCGGCCAAGACCTCGGCGATTTCGCGCATCTGCCCTGGATCGTCACCGCCTATCTCGTCGCCGCGACCGCGGTGACGCCGCTCTATGGCAAGCTCGCCGATATCCATGGCGTGCGCGTGATGCTGCTCATCGGCATTTTCACCTTCGTGCTCGGCTCCATCGCCTGCGCATTGTCGCCGAACATCACCGCGCTCGCCATCGCACGCGCCGTGCAGGGCATGGGCGGCGGCGGGCTCATCGCGCTGGCGCAGACCATCGTCGCCGATCTCGTCAGCGTGCGCGAGCGCGGCCGCGCGCTCACCTATTTTTCCGTCGTCTTCGCCGGCGCCAGCGTCGGCGGGCCGATCCTCGGCGGCGTCTTCGCCGAATATCTGCATTGGTCGCTGATCTTCTGGATCAATGTGCCGCTCGGCCTCGCGGCTTTCTTCATGACCTATTTCAAGCTGGCGCGGCTGCCGCTGCGCCGCCATCCGCATCGCGTCGATCTCGCCGGCGCGGCGCTGCTCGTCACCGCCTCGGTCGCCTCGCTGCTGGCGCTGTCCTGGGGCGGGGTGCGCTATCCCTGGGGCTCGGCGCCGGTTCTCGGCCTGCTCGCCACCGCGCTCATCGGCTGGGCGATCTTCGCCTGGCGCACCAAGACGGCGGAGGAGCCGCTGATCCCGCTCGCCGTGCTCGCCGACGACGTCATTCGCAACGCCATTCTCTCCGGCGGCTTCGGCCTCGGCACTTTCGTCGCGCTGACCATGTTCATGCCGATCTATTTCGAGGGCGCGCTGCGCCTTTCGGCCGATCAGTCCGGCCTCGCGCTGATCCCGCTCACCGTGGCGACAGTGACGGGCGCGACGATCTCCGGCCGACTGCTGAGCCGCGTGCGCCACTACAAAGCGGCGCCGCTCGCCGCTCTCGCTTTGGCCTTCGTCTCGCTGCTCGCAGCGCGGCAATTTCTCGTCGATCTGCCGCTGGCGGCGCTGGACGCGCTGCTGGCGATCGTCGGTCTCGGCGTCGGAACCATGCTGCCGGTGACGACAGTCTGCGTGCAGAGCGCGGCGCCGGGGCATAATCTCGGCACGGCGACGGCGGTGATGCAATTCTTCCGGCAGCTCGGCGCCGCGCTGATCGTCGCGGTCTTCGGCGCGATCGTCATCGGCGACGGCCATAATGCGCTGGCGGCGGAAGCGGCCACGGGCGCCGATGTCGAAGCGCTGCGCGAGACGTTCCGCACGGCGTTTCTCGTCGGCGCGATGTTCATCGCTGTGTGCTTCTTCTTCCTCGCGCGGATGGAGGAGAGGAATTTGCATGGGGAGGGGTGAGGGGGGAGTTGCGCTTTTTGAGCCTGAACGCGCTGGACGACTTTTGCCGCCGCTATCCATTGAAATCAGGGCGCCTGGCGGCCGTTCAAAGAGTTCACGGGCAATTAAAATAGCCCTGTGCGGCTTTGCTGCCCTGTGGCAGACTTACAGCTATGACCCTTGATGACCTTGCTGCTTCGCTACCGAACGGATTTCACGACTCAGTGTTGAAGGTCGTCACGATTGACTATGTAAACCGCAAGGCGAAGCTTTCACTTGAAATCTGGATGGCCGACGGCGATGCGTCCTCGGCTGCTGATCGTGAAGCATACAAGCAAGTAGAAGTGTCTCTGTCAGGTTTGTTTTTTTGGGTCTGCGAGCCGCCATGCACTGGCTACCCGTATGACGCTAAAGACGAAGTCGTGATCGACATCGGCGCGGTCGAGACGCTTGCCACGCCGCCATCTCCGGCATTACCTTCCGCGCCCGTGGGCTGCTTTGTCAGCTGGATATTCGTCAGGGCCTGGAATGCATTTATCTATGTCGCAGCTCACGATGCCAAACTGACATGGCTCGCCTAAACACTCGATGCAACTCATAAGGGCCGCTCTCATAGGGCAATCGGGTGAAGGGCAGCCACCCTCGCCCTCATGCTGAGGAGGCTCCGCAGGAGCCGTCTCGAAGCACGATGGCGAGCTCCAGAAGGCGGCGCATGAAGGCTTCCTCGTCCTTCGAGACGCCCGCTGCGCGGGCTCCTCAGGATGAGGAAACCTTCACCCGATCGTTCTGGCCTCTCTCACAGCCCGACAGTGAATGCAGCCGCGAAAACCGCCGTTCGTCTCTTACCCGTCATGCGTATGTCGCGAGCTCAATGAACGGATCGGTCGCAGCGCGACGAGAGTCGGAGCGTGTTCCATTCCGTCGGAATAGCGACGCCGCCTCGCAGATGCTCGACACTACCTTCTTCGTTCGTTCATAAGCGCCCGCTCGGCGCGGCGCGGGCAAAAGGCCGAAAGGCGCCTCCGCGCCCCTCGGCCCCCGCTCGTCTCAGCTGTTCCGCTGCGCGCCCGTATGCACGAGCGTGCCCACATGCTCGCCGCGCAGCGCCGCGGTGAGCCGGCCCGGGACCAGCCCGTTGACGATCTGCACGCGCTCGATATGACGCGCCGTCGCCATCACCTCCAGCATTGCGCGATCGAAAGGCAATGGGCCCTTCTGCTCGGCCAGCTCGGCGGCGCTCGTCTCGCGGATGAGCTGCGCCTTCTCGCCGCCGGGGGCCTTGGGATCGGCGGTGTAGACGCCGTCCACATCCTCGACGATGGTGAGGCCGGCGGCGCCATAGGCGTCGGCGAGCAGAAAGGCGCCCGTGTCGCCCCGATGCGGCGGAATGCGCGAGCCGGGGAACTCATGGTGGTGATAGGGCGGAAAGGCGCTGCCCACCACCGCGCGGGTCGCGGTCAGATGGATCGCGAGCTGCGTGGCGATCGTCGGATGCTCGACATAGGAGACGCCCTCCGGCGCGAGCAGCGAGGCCAGCATATGGCCGTTCTGCCCGGCCTCGCTCGCCGCGAGCGGCGCCAGCGAGCCCACCGGCAGGCCGAGATCGAGGCCGACGCCATAGACATGGCGGGCGCGCACGCCGGCGCCGGTGAGAATAAGCAGACGATGCTCGGGCAGGAGCTTTCGAATCTCGTCCACGATCGGAAGGATCGCCTCGGCGCCGCGATCCATGATGGAGCGGCCGCCGATCTTCACCACCTGCAGCCAGGGTAGGAGGCGGATCGGCCGCCGGCCGGCGACGGGACGCGTGAGCGAGCCGTCCAGCAGGGTCTGGCGCGCGAGCGGCGAGGCGACGTGCTTGATGCTGTCGGTTTTGGTCATGTTGAAATCTCAGCTCGCGGTGATGATGGTGCCGACATGCTCGCCGGCCAGGGCGCGGGTCAGATTGCCGGGGACGAGACCGTTGACGACCTGCACCTCGTGAATGTGACGCGCCGATTTCATGAGATCGAGCAGTGGGAATTCGAGGATCGAATCATGCAGCCCCTTGGCCTTCATCTCGTCGATGGAAATCTTCGGGATGAATTTCGCATTTTTGTCGGTCTTCGGATTGGCGGTGAAGAGGCCCTGCTCGTCCTTGACGAAGATCATCGCCTTGCAGCCGAATTGCTCGGCGACGAGGAAACAGCCGGCGTCGGTGCGATAGGGAGGAATGACGCCCTCGGCCGCCGGACGCATCCAGAGATTGTAAGGCGGCATGCCGCTGAACACGACGGCGTTCACCTCGGCGAGATAGAGCGGCACCGCCGAAAGCCCGGCGCCGTCCACCGCGGAGATGCCGTGCTTGGCGAGAAGCTGCCCCAGCATGGCGGCGTTCTGATCGGCGACCGAGGCGCCGAGCTGCGACAGCACGCCCGCCGGCAGGCCGAGCCCCGCCGCTATGGAGTAGAGGTGACGCGCCCGCGTGCCCGCGCCCGTGCCGATCAGCATCTTGTGGAGCTTGCGCGCGGCGACGATCTCCTCCACCAGCGGATAGACCGCCGCGCGACCGCGATCGATGACGCTCTGGCCGCCGATCTTGATCACCGTCGCATCCGGCAGGATGCGGAAATCCGTCGCCGTCTCCGTCGCCGCGAGAAGCTCCGCATCGGTCAGCGATCGCTGCATGAGGAGCGCCTCGAGCTCCGCTGTCGTATTGGCCATTAGGACGCCTTTCGTCGTTTCGCCTGATCGAACTCTGGTCGTGCGTCTGCGTACAACTCTCGGGAGTCGCTCGCAATATGTGAAAACGGCGCGCGTTCGACGCAAAGACTCGCCAAAAATGCGCTTCTCGCACTCGGCCGGAAAAAACAGCGAAAAACGCGCAATTCAATCGCTTCAGCTAGTCGCGCGATCGGCGCCGTCAAGGATGCGACACAGGCGCGCGCCCTGTCGCATCGTCGCGCCGCGAGCGCGAGCGCGAGACATTCCTCGCGGTCACGCGAGCTTCATTCGGCCGCCATCACGCTGATATCGGACGTCCCTAGTTTCGCTCACGGCGACGCTCGCAGCGATCGAGACGCCGCCACATCGAGCCGAGGTTCTTTTCTTTACGAACTCGAGGGCGACCATGAAAATTCGTTTGCTTTTGAAAACCGCCTGCCTCGCGACGACGGCGCTCACCGCGACCGCGAACGCCGATCCGGCGACGCGCACGCCGATCAAGCATGTCATCATCATCGTCGGCGAGAATCGCTCCTTCGACAATCTGTTCGGCGGCTATAAGCCCGTCGCCGGCCAGAGCGTCGACAATCTGCTGAGCAGAGGAATCATCGAGGCGGATGGAACGCCGGGCGTGAATTTCGCCAAGGCCGGGCAGAATATCGGCTCCGATCTCTATCATTATGAGGTCGTGACGCCGACGACCGGCGCCTACGCCACTCTGCCGCAGCCCTACACCACTTATGCGGCGGGCGTGCCCCAGGGCGTGCCGGATACGCGCTTTCCGGCCGATCTGCCCAACGGGCCCTATCAGATCAGCAAATATGTGCCCTACGCCGCCTATACCGGCGACCCTGTGCATCGCTTCTTCCAGATGTGGCAGCAGTGGGACGGCGGCAAGCTCGACAAATTCGTCTGGGTCGAGAAGACGATCGGCACGGGCTCCAACGGCAATCCGCCCGCCGGCTTCGATCCCAAGGAAGGCGCGATCTCCATGGGCTTCTTCAATATGAACGCCTATACGGATTCGCATGGCGTCGCGCAGACCGGCGACGCGCCCTATTTCAAGTCGCTCGCCGACACTTATGCGATCAGCGACAATTTTCATCAGGCGGTGATGGGCGGCACGGGCGCCAATTTCCAGGCGATCGTCACCGGCCATGCGGCCTTCTACACCAATCCGACGACCCTCGACGGCTCGCCGGCGACGCCTCCGACCAATCAGATCGAAAACCCCGATCCGGTCAGCGGCACGAATAATTATTACACGCAGGACGGCTATAGCGGCGGCTCCTATGTGAACTGCCACGATTTGTCGCAGCCGGGCGTCGCGGCGGTGGATCAGCAGCTGCGCGGCCATGGAGCCTATGAGCGCAAATGCGCGCCGGGGCATTATTATCTCGTCAACAACTACAATATGTATTGGAACCAGACGCCGTCGTCGACGCGCGCGCTCGGCGCGACCAAGTTCACCCTGCCGCCGCAGAAGGCCTCGACCATCGTCGATGTGCTGAACGCACATGGCGTGTCGTGGAAATATTACAGCTCCGACCGCGGCGACGATCCGACCGTCTTCGCCAATTCGGTCGATGGCGTGAACTTCCCCGTCGCGGGCGGCGCGCCCTTCCACGCCTATTGCGGCATTTGCGATCCGCTCACCGGCTATCTCCAGGTGATGACGACGGGCGAATACGCCAAGCTGCAGAACTACGGCGCCTTCCTGAAGGATTTGACCGACGGAACGCTGCCCGCCGTGTCATTCGTGCGTCCCTTCGAGGCCTTCGCCGCGCATCCGGCGGATTCGACCAGCCATCTCTATGAGCAGTTCCTGAAGACGCTGATCGCGCGCGTGCAGGGCTCCTCGGCCTGGGGCTCGAGCGCGGTCTTCATCACCACCGACGAAGGCGGCGGCTACTACGACTCGGGCTATATTCAGCCGGTCGACTTCTTCGGCGACGGCACGCGCATTCCGCTCGTCGTGGTCTCGCCCTACGCCAAGAAGGGCTATGTCGACCACACTTACTACGACCATGTCTCACTGCTGAAATTCATCGAGCGGAACTGGAAGCTGCCGGCGGTCTCGCATCTGAGCCGCGACAATCTGCCCAATCCGATCCCGTCTCGCGAGAATCCTTATATTCCCGTCAATCGGCCGGCGATCGGCGATCTCGTGAATCTCTTCGTCTTCTCCGATCACGATCGCGATGACGATGACGACGATCACGATCATCATCATCACCACCACGGCCGCGATCGCTGACGCGAAAGCGAAGCACGAGAACAAGGCCGCATCCGAAGGACGCGGCCTTTGTTTCATTCGTTCTCGCGAGCGAAACGAAAAAGGCCGCGCCACTCGGGCGCGGCCTTTGTCAGTCGACGAGGAAAACCGCGTCTTTGCTCAGAAGCCGACGCCCACCAGCACGAAGCGGGGGCAGGTGATCACTTCGCAGCGCCGCGGCGCGGGACGCAGCGCCTCCGCCACCGGCGTGGGAAGGATCGGCGCGCGCGCCTCGATGCGGCGGCGCGGCGGATGCGAATGATGCACGAGCCCGACCGGCCGCCGGAAGATATTGCGAATCTTGTGGTGGGCGACGGGCGTCGGCCGCGCGACGAACGTGCGCTCCACGATGGGAGGAAGCGGAGCGGTCTCCACGACCGGAACGGGCACGGAGGCGCCGACGTCGAGCTGGGCGACGGCAGTGGCGGCGATAATCATGTCCGCGGGCGTCGCGGCGGGCGCTTCGAGCGCCAGCGCGGAAAAAGAAAAGCAAGTGGCGAAGATCGCCGCAGCAAGCCGCATGGGCTCATCCTTTCGTCTTTGAAGTCGTCGCCTCGGGCGTTCGCCACCCCGGCCGTCGAAATCCGATAAACCACACGCGCTAAAAACCGCGTCGATATTACGACGCCAAAGCTCTTTCAAAAGCGTTCACGCTCTCGATGCCCGGCAAGCTAGCCGATTTCGGCCGCCTTGGCCAGCGCGTCCGGCAAACCGCTAGTCCTTCGGGCCGAGGAGAAGCACGCGCAGCAGACCGGAGGGCCGAAAATCGGCGGCGCGCATCTCGAAGGCGGTGGCGGAGATTTTCTTCAGATCGACGAGGCAGAAGCTCACGAGGCGTGTCGGCTTGCCCTTGTCCACGACGAGACGGAACTGGCGCACCGGAGCCGCCGGCGCGCCGGAGCCGAGATCGAAGGAGATGCGGCGCTCCTGCAGATCGCCGACATTGGCCTCCGGGAAAACGCGGATCGTCGGCTGTTTTCTCGCGGCGTCGGTCGCGGCGGGCTCCGGCGCGGCGCTCTCCGCGGCAGGAACGACGGTCTCGACCGCCGCCGCGCGACGCGCCGCGGCAGTGGAGACGATCTTGTCGACGCCCGCCAGAAAACTGCGGTCGAGGCAATAATCGGCGCGGCGGCGCTCCACCTCCTGCCCGAGTTCTTTCGACGAGCGCAGCGGCTCGCGCAGCACGGTGTCGCGCGCGACGCCGACGCTCGAGCGAAAACGATAGTCCACCAGCACGTTCTGCCCCGGCGCGAGCTCCAGCGCCCGCGACGCCGAGGCGCGGACCGACCAGCGCGGCGAATAAATCGGATTTCCCGCCGGATCGGTCCCATTCTCGACGATGAGCCCGTCCTTGACGAGGCGCGCGCGCGCATCCGCCGTCAGGCCGGCGAGCTTGTCGTGAAAGAGACCCACCGGAACGAGCGGAAGCCCGCTGCGGCGCAGGACCGCGGTCACATCCTTGCCCTCGACGACGGCGCTCTGCGCGACGGAGAGCGGGGCCGCCTTTTGATCGATGGTCGCGGCGAGGCCGACATAATTCACCGGGTCCGAGCCCGGAATGGACCATGCCGCATCGGGATCGGAAAAATCGATCTCGGGAAGCGGGAAGATCAGAGTCGTTCGCACCGGCGCCGAAGTCGGATTGACGATCCGATATTTGAGCGAGCTGTTCTGCGGGCCGAGCGCGAGCTCCATCGACTCCACGGTGAGCCCGGCCGCCTCGAGGCTCGCGAGCTCCGGCCCGCGATGGACGAGCTCCTGCAGCGTTTCCTCCGCCCGCGCCGGGCAAATGCCGAGCGCCAGAATCGTCGCCGCCAATCGGACGCTCCGGGGGAAGAGAAGACTCATCGAAAGCCGCCTTTCGTTGCGCGTGGTCGCGCCGCCTTGAAATGCCGGCGAGAATATCGTCTCCCGCGCAAAAGCGATATGGGCGCGCGCACAGCGCGGTTGACCTCGATGGCTTATGCAATAGGCTGACAGTCGTTATTCGAGATCATTGGAGGAGGGGACATATGGGCCGGCCTGCAGCGCGCGTGACCGATCCCGTGGCCCATCCTCTGCCGCCGGTGCTGACGCCCGGCCCCGGCAGCTTCAATGTGTTCATCGGCAAATTGCCGGCCTGGCGCGGCGTCGGCGGCGCGGCCGCGGCGGCGATCCAATCCGCGAAATCGGTTTCCGACACGACGATCCAGGTCGCGGAGGCGGCGACGCTCGCCGCCGCCGGCACGCCGGGCGCTCCCGCCGCCAAAGCGGCCGAGGAGGCGACCAAGGCCGCGGCGGCCGCCAGCATGGGATCGATGATCAGCGGAGCGGCCGGCGGCGCCGATATTCACATTTGCGCGACGCCGCTGCCGATCCCGCCGCATGGGCCGGGCGTGGTGGTGGACGGCTCCACCAGCGTCTTCATCAACGGCCTGCCCGCCTGCCGCCAGGGCGACACGATCGTCGAGGCCGTCGGGCCGCCGAACAAGATCACCATGGGCCTGCCGACGGTGCTCATCGGCGGTTAGACTACCGAGCCGCCACGCTCGCGCGTCACTTGATCCCGTAGAATTTCGTCGCGAAGGACCATTTTGGCGCGCGCGTCGGACGCTCGCCCTCGGCCGGCAGAATCTGCAGCATGCGCGTCGAATCCTTCACGAAATCGACGGCCTTGGTCTGGCCGGCGAGCGCCGCCGGCACATCCGGCAGATCGACGATCTGCAGCGGCGTGTCGCTCAATATCGCGACCACCATGCCGACGCCCGCCGGCGGCGAGGCGACGAAGCGATAGGCGGCCTTGCCGCCCGCCTCCGGCAGCGTCATCGACTGACCGGCTTTCAGGAAATTGGCTTTCTCGTCGACGCCCGCGGGATCGGCCAGCGTCACCATATTGGGAAAGATCTGCGCCAGCTTTCCCTGCGCGTCGACATCGACCAGAATGACATAGCCCGATTTCTCCGCCGTCACGCGAAAGCTCATCGGCGCGCCGAGCGCGAATTCCTCCTGCGGCAGCACCTCTATCCGCACGCCGGAGCCGGCGCCCTTGCCCGGCTCCTTGGGGATCGCCGGCGCTTGCGTCGGCGCCGCCGGCGCCTCGGCGGGCGGCTCGTCGAGAATCCGCACGGAACGGGTCGCGTCCCGCGGCTCGGCGACGACGACGCTGGAGAAGACGCAGAGAAAGCCGAGACAAAGACGTCGCATCATTGTTTTCGCCTTCTCCTCAGCGGGTCGTGAAAATGCCGATCGTGCCGAGCTGCGCGTCGCCGCCGGCGAAACGCGAGACGATGTCGATGATCTTGGCGGGATTGCGCAGCCGATCGAGCTGGCGCAGCGCCTGCTCGAGCTGCGGCATGCTCCGCGTCGAGGCGATGGCGACGATCTGATCGGCGCCGAAGGGCTCGCCCGCGACCACGCTCAGCCGATAGTCCGACGATTGCACGACGGGCGGGTCCGAGGGCAGCGGATAGAGCAATTGCAGCACGCCGTCGCCAGTGAGATCGAACAGCAGGAGATTGCGGCCGGCGATCCCACTTATGACGATCTCGACGCGCTCGCCCTTGCGACGCAGCCCCTCCGGCGAAATACGCATCGGCAGCGGCCCTTTGCCGGCGACGAGCTTCAGCCAGCGCACCGTCGCCGCGCGATCGATGAGAACATCGAGCTCATGCGCGTCGACATTATGCGCGAGCACATCGCCGCCGGCGAGCGCGTCGCGCGTCGCCGCATCCCAGACGAGGTCGGGAGCCGCATCGGCGCCGACGAGGACGAAAGGCGCCTGCGCGCCCGCCCCCATTCCGCGCTCCGCCGCGGCGCCGCGCACGGCGAGGCGGATCGGCTCCTTGGGCCGCGGCGGCATGGCGACGGGCTTTGCCGGCGGCAGACTCTGGCCCGGCCCGATCGCCATGGATTTGGGCGTGAGCGGGGTGATCGTCAGCCCGCCGCCCGAAGGCGCGGCCTCCTCTTCCTCGCCGGCCGGCGGTGCGCCGACCGCCTGCACGCCGACCCCGCGGCCGAGCGGCGCCACGAGCTGCGCGATCACATCCTTCGACACGTCGAGGCCGCGCGGATGAAGGGCGACGATCTCCTGCCGCTGGTCGCTGAGCTGATAGGTCAGCTGCCGGACATAAGCGATGAGCTCTTGCGTCGTGACGAGCGCATCGCCATCGGCGTCCGCCGCGCCCTCGAGCGCGCGCGCCACAGAATAGCTCAACGCGCCGCGATGGCCGGCGCCTGGAATGTCCACCTCGGGCGCCTTCGATTGCGCGTCGGCCGCGGCGAGAACGACCGAGCGCGTAAAATCGCGCGACGCGACGAGCGCGAGCCGATCGGGAAGCGGCCGATCGTTCAGCGAGCGATAGACGAGCCGCTCCGCGCGCGGATCGACCG
This genomic window from Methylosinus sp. H3A contains:
- a CDS encoding alkaline phosphatase family protein, with amino-acid sequence MKIRLLLKTACLATTALTATANADPATRTPIKHVIIIVGENRSFDNLFGGYKPVAGQSVDNLLSRGIIEADGTPGVNFAKAGQNIGSDLYHYEVVTPTTGAYATLPQPYTTYAAGVPQGVPDTRFPADLPNGPYQISKYVPYAAYTGDPVHRFFQMWQQWDGGKLDKFVWVEKTIGTGSNGNPPAGFDPKEGAISMGFFNMNAYTDSHGVAQTGDAPYFKSLADTYAISDNFHQAVMGGTGANFQAIVTGHAAFYTNPTTLDGSPATPPTNQIENPDPVSGTNNYYTQDGYSGGSYVNCHDLSQPGVAAVDQQLRGHGAYERKCAPGHYYLVNNYNMYWNQTPSSTRALGATKFTLPPQKASTIVDVLNAHGVSWKYYSSDRGDDPTVFANSVDGVNFPVAGGAPFHAYCGICDPLTGYLQVMTTGEYAKLQNYGAFLKDLTDGTLPAVSFVRPFEAFAAHPADSTSHLYEQFLKTLIARVQGSSAWGSSAVFITTDEGGGYYDSGYIQPVDFFGDGTRIPLVVVSPYAKKGYVDHTYYDHVSLLKFIERNWKLPAVSHLSRDNLPNPIPSRENPYIPVNRPAIGDLVNLFVFSDHDRDDDDDDHDHHHHHHGRDR
- a CDS encoding cobalt-precorrin-5B (C(1))-methyltransferase, producing MTDAPQSPDTPKKPPLRRGWTTGACATAATRAAFVALVSGRDPPDPVEIGLPGGKRVAFALANFTRGADYAEAGVVKDAGDDPDVTHGALIRARLRRAPPGTGVGFAAGPGVGMVTRPGLPLPPGEPAINPVPRAMMRQTIEEAAAELGVTPDAIIEISVDRGEELARSTLNGRLGIIGGLSILGTTGIVVPYSCSAWIDTIHRGIDVALASGLRHIAATTGSTSEEAVRKLYGLPEEALIEMGDFAGGLLKYLRAHTVPRVTIAGGFAKLTKLAQGRLDLHSGRSSVDLGDLATTARAAGANEATSEAIRNANSALEALAIASAAGLDLASPIARRAFDTAARALGNRATELEIIVVGRDGAILARSSFRPAIRAEDETE
- a CDS encoding molybdenum storage protein subunit alpha — translated: MTKTDSIKHVASPLARQTLLDGSLTRPVAGRRPIRLLPWLQVVKIGGRSIMDRGAEAILPIVDEIRKLLPEHRLLILTGAGVRARHVYGVGLDLGLPVGSLAPLAASEAGQNGHMLASLLAPEGVSYVEHPTIATQLAIHLTATRAVVGSAFPPYHHHEFPGSRIPPHRGDTGAFLLADAYGAAGLTIVEDVDGVYTADPKAPGGEKAQLIRETSAAELAEQKGPLPFDRAMLEVMATARHIERVQIVNGLVPGRLTAALRGEHVGTLVHTGAQRNS
- a CDS encoding uridine kinase — its product is MANTTAELEALLMQRSLTDAELLAATETATDFRILPDATVIKIGGQSVIDRGRAAVYPLVEEIVAARKLHKMLIGTGAGTRARHLYSIAAGLGLPAGVLSQLGASVADQNAAMLGQLLAKHGISAVDGAGLSAVPLYLAEVNAVVFSGMPPYNLWMRPAAEGVIPPYRTDAGCFLVAEQFGCKAMIFVKDEQGLFTANPKTDKNAKFIPKISIDEMKAKGLHDSILEFPLLDLMKSARHIHEVQVVNGLVPGNLTRALAGEHVGTIITAS
- a CDS encoding MDR family MFS transporter gives rise to the protein MNKPATGFSRADLSKSEILMIMVGLGLAMLLSALDQTIVATALPTIGQDLGDFAHLPWIVTAYLVAATAVTPLYGKLADIHGVRVMLLIGIFTFVLGSIACALSPNITALAIARAVQGMGGGGLIALAQTIVADLVSVRERGRALTYFSVVFAGASVGGPILGGVFAEYLHWSLIFWINVPLGLAAFFMTYFKLARLPLRRHPHRVDLAGAALLVTASVASLLALSWGGVRYPWGSAPVLGLLATALIGWAIFAWRTKTAEEPLIPLAVLADDVIRNAILSGGFGLGTFVALTMFMPIYFEGALRLSADQSGLALIPLTVATVTGATISGRLLSRVRHYKAAPLAALALAFVSLLAARQFLVDLPLAALDALLAIVGLGVGTMLPVTTVCVQSAAPGHNLGTATAVMQFFRQLGAALIVAVFGAIVIGDGHNALAAEAATGADVEALRETFRTAFLVGAMFIAVCFFFLARMEERNLHGEG
- a CDS encoding DUF4424 family protein, with product MAATILALGICPARAEETLQELVHRGPELASLEAAGLTVESMELALGPQNSSLKYRIVNPTSAPVRTTLIFPLPEIDFSDPDAAWSIPGSDPVNYVGLAATIDQKAAPLSVAQSAVVEGKDVTAVLRRSGLPLVPVGLFHDKLAGLTADARARLVKDGLIVENGTDPAGNPIYSPRWSVRASASRALELAPGQNVLVDYRFRSSVGVARDTVLREPLRSSKELGQEVERRRADYCLDRSFLAGVDKIVSTAAARRAAAVETVVPAAESAAPEPAATDAARKQPTIRVFPEANVGDLQERRISFDLGSGAPAAPVRQFRLVVDKGKPTRLVSFCLVDLKKISATAFEMRAADFRPSGLLRVLLLGPKD
- a CDS encoding YbhB/YbcL family Raf kinase inhibitor-like protein; its protein translation is MTRNLLDFQIFLAPAEAAGGGFSLSSPDIAEGATIDRKFVFDDFGGTGDNVSPELRWSEPPAGTKSFALFCHDPDAPTGGAGFWHWLVVDIPAEARGLKQGAGTPDGAGLPSGAKQIRSDYGFAHWGGPCPPVGDPPHRYVFTIYALGVETVEAPDGATASLVGFIVNQNVLAKASLTGLYGR
- a CDS encoding PAAR domain-containing protein, with the translated sequence MGRPAARVTDPVAHPLPPVLTPGPGSFNVFIGKLPAWRGVGGAAAAAIQSAKSVSDTTIQVAEAATLAAAGTPGAPAAKAAEEATKAAAAASMGSMISGAAGGADIHICATPLPIPPHGPGVVVDGSTSVFINGLPACRQGDTIVEAVGPPNKITMGLPTVLIGG